A region of the Primulina eburnea isolate SZY01 chromosome 7, ASM2296580v1, whole genome shotgun sequence genome:
TAtgggattattttattcgacaaaATCAAAGTCTCCTTTAGTTGGATATGCAGATGCAGGATATCTTTCTGATCCACATAAAGCTAAATCCCAGAcaggttatgtgtttacacgaGGAGACACTGCTATATCATGGAAGTCGGTGAAGCAATCCTTAACAGCGACGTCTTCAAATCACTCTGAGATCATTGCAATGCATGAAGCAAGTCGGGAGTGTGTGTGGTTGAGATCTATGACACAACATATTCAAGAATCATGTGGACTCCCAACAGCCAAAGATGACCCAACAGTAATATTCGAAGATAATACTGCTTGCATTGCGCAGTTAAAAGGAGGCTACATCAAAGGTGATAGAACAAAGCATATTTCACCAAAGTTTTTCTATACACATGAGCTTCAAGAAAATGGTGATATTGACGTCCATCAAATTCGCTCAAGCGACAATGTAGCTGACTTATTTACAAAGGCATTACCAACTTCAACATTCAAGAAATTGGTGCACAAGATAGGGATGCATCAGTTGAAGGATCTCAGATGATTGAAATCAGGGGGAGTATCTATTGTTGTACTCTTTTTCCTTCGTTCAGGTTTTCCCATTGGGTTTTTACTGACAAGGTTTTAACGAGGCAACATTTGAACTCCCACATCTCTTAGAAGTAATTTAATGAGTCGATAATCATCTAAGGGGGAGTGTTATAGAAAAGATATTATAgatgattattgatattgttacCTATTCAAGTTTGTAAAtctactctataaatagaggtctCCTATGATGAATAAAGTACACAAAAATCATTCTCTCTTCTCTATATTCTCTACTATTCACAACACATCTTCTTTTTTGGCCTTTTGGAAGCATCTATGAATTTTTTTGGCAGctgtttttaaattatatttcacgTCAATTATCTCAGCATTATTATTAggagaaaatatatatatttttcttattttcgaagtTCGCATCAATTTTATactgttatttttgttttttttaaatattggtATTTTTTTAATGACATTGACATGAGACCGATGACATTGATGATGTTGGCGAACATTTttgtaaatgataaaaattaattatatatattactaaAATTGAAAACTTTTCTTCTTTGGATCCAtggtttattaattattaaattttaaaatataataacaaataaaatatcattgCTTTGAGCTTATTTTGTTTAGCTTTTACAATAACATGGAGGGAGGATATACactgattttttttatagagtaagtctattataaaataaatttacgtATCTTTATTCGTAAGATGGTACAGTAAAGTAAAATGTAGGTTTTATCATTAACAtcttataaaattaatatttttttatagagtaggtctcttctgagacggtcttacgaaactttatctgtgagacgggtcaatcctactgatattcacaataaaaagtaatactcttagtataaaaaataatattttttcatggatgatctaaGTAAAAGATtcttctcacaaaatacgatccgtgagaccgtctcacataagtttttgtctttttttatgAGTGAGatcattgaaaaaaaaaacacataatTTTTTAGATAAATTAAATAGTCGAAGGGGTTGGTGGTTATAAAAAGTATTGGAATCACGAAAAAGAAGACATAATATGTATGATGAAAGTGATGAGTTTCTGGATAAAATTGTTGTCATGGAGCAGTAGATGGGGAAACCAATGTTCTCTACGCCGCCACTCTTCCAATCCAAGCTCTTCTGTTTCTCTTTCATCTACCTCTTCTCCGCCGTTTTCTTGGCCGGATACTCCGCCTTCTCCGCCACCAAATGCATTTTCCGCTCATCCCCTTTCGACCCAATCCAGGCTCCTCTCTTCTCCTACCCATCATCCTATGGTGAACACAAGTACGCCATTTCCACCACGCGTTCCTCCTGTGATTTCCCGGTCTACTTTTCCGGTAACAAAACAATGATTATGTACTCTTGTAGACCGAATGTTGATTTGgaattctgtttttttttttgttgatggGCTTTCGTTTTTGTTAGATTATTGGGTGGCTTTgaaggaaattcaagaattaTGTGCGAATTCGTCAGGTTTGTTGGGTAGGCATGGTCTGAAGTATACGCAGGGGAATGCAGAAACTTTTGGTGGGAATTTGAGCATTGACAAGAGATTATCTTATTTTGATAATAATCCTGACGATAGATTTGTAATCCCGTGTGGATTCTTTACACCATTTCCAATTACCAGTTCTGGTTAGTTCCATGCATTGGGATTGTCGAGACCCTTCTTTGTCTCTTCTCCTGTTTTTGACACAAAGAACAAATTTTTATCATgtatttgataaaataaaatgacataaGTTTTCATGACATGTAACTCTTACGACCCCCCACAGCCGAATTATCCGTTGGCTTATTATCAACAAGCCATTAATGCTGTATGATTGTTCTTTTACTCAACTGTTTTGGCTGCCTTTCATTTATGGTAAAGTCCTCTTCATTCATTGCATGTGAAACTATAATCTGTTCTCCATCAAGGGAATTATTCCAACCAGTATGTAAATTGTTGGGTTGTTTGATGTCTGCTAGTTTTATATGAATTATACAGTGGACGTGGAAACGCGGTACCGAGTTTGTGTGACACTGTGGAGATATATATAGTCGGGTCCTCATTGTTTTGGTTGGATTTTCAGATCGAATTTCCATGGAAAAGTGCGACGGAGTAGTAGTAGTCTCTGCTATATTCAATGACCACGACAAAATCCGGCAGCCGAAGGGCCTAGGATCCAAAACATTGAACGACGTTTGCTTTTTCATGTTCGTAGATGACACCACACACAGAAGACTAGACTTCCATAACttgatttcaagaaaatcaaagGAACACAAAATTGGTGCATGGAGAATCGTCAAGGTCTCGAATGAAGACTTATATCAAAATGCAGCCATGAATGGAATGATACCGAAGTATCTGATCCATCGCCTTTTCCCAAACTCCAAATACAGCGTTTGGGTGGACGCGAAGCTGCAGCTGGTGGTCGATCCTCTACTTCTGATCCACTCACTCGTGGTGAAGGAGAAGGTGGATATGGCGATATCGAAGCACCCCTATTTTTTGCATACGATGGAAGAGGCCATGGCAACCGCCAGATGGAGTAAATGGTGGGACGTGAATGGACTAAAGATCCAAATGGAGACATATTGCGAAAACGGCTTGCAACCATGGTCCTCAAAGAAGCCTTATCCCACAGGTATGGTGTGGATCGTTACTTCTACATGTGCACCCCGTGGTAAATCAACTGCTATATTAATTCTTACATTATTCAATACACAAACTTGCAGACGTGCCAGATAGCGCTCTGATCTTGAGGAAACACAGCTCGGCGACCAATCTTTTCTCGTGCCTCTTGTTCAATGAATTGGAAGCATTCAACCCAAGAGATCAGCTCCCCTTCGCATATGTACGGGACCGAATGAAACCAAAGCTAAAGCTGAACATGTTCGAAGTAGAAGTATTCGAACAAATTACAATGGAATACAGACACAATCTTAAGCAAGGTGGGGCCATTGCTGGAGGGCCCAAAGTAAAATGGGCAAGCTCGGATTTGTCATTATCTGTTAACGGGAGCTGCAGCAAGTGCGAGGGGTATCTTTTAAAGATGTGGGTTGAAACCCATGattgatttcttttctttt
Encoded here:
- the LOC140836715 gene encoding alkaline ceramidase TOD1-like, whose product is MGKPMFSTPPLFQSKLFCFSFIYLFSAVFLAGYSAFSATKCIFRSSPFDPIQAPLFSYPSSYGEHKYAISTTRSSCDFPVYFSDYWVALKEIQELCANSSGLLGRHGLKYTQGNAETFGGNLSIDKRLSYFDNNPDDRFVIPCGFFTPFPITSSDRISMEKCDGVVVVSAIFNDHDKIRQPKGLGSKTLNDVCFFMFVDDTTHRRLDFHNLISRKSKEHKIGAWRIVKVSNEDLYQNAAMNGMIPKYLIHRLFPNSKYSVWVDAKLQLVVDPLLLIHSLVVKEKVDMAISKHPYFLHTMEEAMATARWSKWWDVNGLKIQMETYCENGLQPWSSKKPYPTDVPDSALILRKHSSATNLFSCLLFNELEAFNPRDQLPFAYVRDRMKPKLKLNMFEVEVFEQITMEYRHNLKQGGAIAGGPKVKWASSDLSLSVNGSCSKCEGYLLKMWVETHD